Proteins from a single region of Candidatus Puniceispirillum marinum IMCC1322:
- the fliP gene encoding flagellar type III secretion system pore protein FliP (The bacterial flagellar biogenesis protein FliP forms a type III secretion system (T3SS)-type pore required for flagellar assembly.): protein MTRIVRILITSLPIAILSLCGVMSGAEAQLIGDTPPGLPAFNVTGSEDGTSTYSLSLQILALMTALTVLPSLVLGMTSFTRIIIVLSILRQAMGTQQTPPNQVLVAIALFLTFFIMAPTFTQLNDMALSPYMEGTMPMETALSDGTNIMKDFLVQNTRVTDLVMFTEMAGDTTYEDPKDVPLTVLLPAFITSELKTAFQIGFLLFLPFLVIDMVIASILMSLGMMMLSPMLVALPFKLLLFVLVDGWAMTVGSLVATYAGS from the coding sequence ATGACCCGTATTGTGCGCATCCTCATAACCTCTTTGCCTATTGCCATTCTTTCTCTTTGTGGTGTGATGAGTGGTGCCGAAGCACAGCTCATTGGTGATACGCCACCGGGATTGCCAGCATTCAATGTAACCGGCAGCGAAGACGGTACTTCAACCTATTCATTGTCATTACAGATATTGGCATTGATGACGGCTTTGACAGTGTTACCGTCACTTGTTCTAGGCATGACATCCTTCACCCGTATCATCATTGTTTTATCAATTTTACGTCAGGCGATGGGCACACAGCAAACACCACCTAATCAGGTGCTGGTTGCGATTGCCCTGTTTTTGACCTTTTTCATTATGGCACCAACATTCACGCAGCTGAATGATATGGCGCTTTCTCCCTATATGGAAGGGACGATGCCGATGGAAACAGCGCTTTCAGACGGCACCAATATTATGAAGGATTTTCTGGTACAAAATACGCGTGTGACTGATCTGGTCATGTTCACTGAGATGGCAGGTGACACAACTTATGAAGATCCAAAAGATGTGCCGCTAACCGTCTTACTACCAGCTTTCATCACATCCGAATTGAAAACAGCATTTCAGATTGGCTTTTTGTTATTCTTGCCATTTCTGGTCATCGACATGGTGATTGCGTCTATTTTGATGTCACTAGGTATGATGATGCTGAGCCCGATGCTTGTTGCATTACCTTTTAAACTTCTGCTGTTTGTTCTGGTCGATGGCTGGGCGATGACAGTTGGCTCACTTGTAGCCACCTACGCCGGATCATGA
- a CDS encoding flagellar biosynthetic protein FliO: MTLTTITTEQGVITLAFLTLMLLLLIIVRRFRGGIRKRFQPEKRMHLIEEMSMTPHERLRLVDVAGTTFLIFTAKGQPSTMVQLDKNLAIAQPSQQKSVSPSAKPAQPSKPIPSIPTAKPASQTITAETLDAEENPISAAIKQARLRNPKLGLEE, from the coding sequence ATGACGCTGACAACAATCACAACAGAGCAGGGGGTTATTACCCTGGCGTTCCTGACGCTAATGCTTTTGCTGTTGATTATCGTTCGAAGATTTCGTGGCGGTATAAGAAAGCGGTTCCAGCCAGAAAAGCGAATGCACCTAATTGAAGAAATGTCGATGACACCGCACGAACGTTTGCGGCTTGTTGATGTTGCGGGCACGACGTTTTTGATTTTTACCGCAAAGGGTCAGCCAAGCACCATGGTGCAATTGGATAAAAATCTGGCTATTGCGCAACCATCGCAACAAAAATCAGTATCGCCATCAGCGAAACCAGCCCAACCATCCAAACCAATTCCATCAATTCCAACGGCAAAGCCAGCATCGCAAACGATCACGGCTGAGACACTTGATGCTGAAGAAAACCCAATTTCTGCAGCTATTAAGCAGGCGCGCCTTCGTAACCCAAAATTAGGATTAGAAGAATGA
- the fliN gene encoding flagellar motor switch protein FliN, with protein MRVLENIDVSLTVEVGSAEIKIRDLLRLNEGSVIELDRLAGDPLDILANGTMIAKGEVVMVGERFGIRFSEIVAPEKRMETL; from the coding sequence ATGCGCGTTCTTGAAAATATCGACGTTAGCCTAACCGTAGAAGTCGGTAGTGCCGAGATTAAAATCCGTGATTTGCTTAGGCTTAATGAAGGCTCGGTTATCGAGTTAGACCGTTTGGCAGGCGATCCGCTTGATATTTTGGCTAATGGAACCATGATCGCCAAGGGCGAAGTGGTTATGGTTGGCGAACGCTTTGGTATTCGGTTCTCAGAAATTGTCGCGCCAGAAAAGCGGATGGAAACACTTTAA
- the fliM gene encoding flagellar motor switch protein FliM translates to MLASTRKLSSDEVNALIEGLGSDSSASPASLDVGDMADVRPFKFGSDDLSLLGDYYALRMINERFARFARSVFLPMLRVQPRISSFPPEVKSFDEYAAGIDSFMSLNISRIEELRGSMLTVLSPSFISVLTNSYYGGKIEGNKSRRPEFTATEERVIQLINRGLNETLENSWRDLMEITLSHQSSEVNTQFASFVDGADLVIICSFVVQLPDIDAASFDVIYPLQTLKPIAAQLRSRVQSDRIEDDQSWRDRMERAVLDIPIKMTAKLSEPVVSMSKLIRLKEGDVFPIQIGDGVEVLMDEHRFYYGEMGEVGGQSAINLTSRIVE, encoded by the coding sequence ATCTTGGCATCCACGCGGAAATTAAGTAGCGACGAAGTTAATGCCCTTATCGAAGGGCTAGGATCAGACTCGTCCGCATCACCGGCGTCTTTGGACGTTGGTGACATGGCAGATGTTCGTCCGTTCAAATTTGGTTCGGATGATCTTTCGCTACTTGGTGACTATTATGCGCTTCGGATGATCAATGAACGCTTTGCCCGCTTTGCCCGTTCTGTTTTTCTGCCAATGTTGCGGGTGCAGCCACGTATTTCGTCATTCCCGCCCGAGGTAAAGAGCTTTGATGAATATGCCGCTGGTATTGACAGTTTCATGAGTCTGAATATCAGCCGCATTGAAGAATTACGAGGCAGCATGCTCACGGTTCTTTCACCGTCATTTATTTCGGTGCTAACCAATTCCTATTATGGTGGCAAAATCGAGGGTAATAAATCCCGCCGCCCGGAATTTACCGCCACGGAAGAACGTGTGATTCAGTTGATTAATCGCGGTCTTAACGAAACTCTGGAAAATTCATGGCGTGATCTTATGGAGATCACCTTGTCGCATCAAAGTAGTGAGGTGAATACGCAATTCGCATCATTTGTTGATGGTGCTGATTTGGTCATTATTTGTTCATTTGTTGTGCAATTGCCGGATATTGACGCAGCCAGTTTTGATGTGATTTACCCATTGCAGACCTTAAAGCCGATTGCCGCACAGTTGCGCTCACGTGTTCAGTCTGACCGTATTGAAGATGATCAAAGCTGGCGTGACCGGATGGAACGCGCTGTACTTGATATTCCCATTAAAATGACGGCCAAGCTAAGTGAACCTGTCGTTTCAATGAGCAAACTAATTCGCTTGAAAGAGGGTGATGTATTCCCGATCCAGATTGGCGATGGTGTCGAAGTCTTGATGGATGAACATCGTTTTTATTATGGAGAAATGGGTGAAGTTGGGGGGCAATCTGCCATCAACCTGACCTCAAGAATAGTCGAATAG
- a CDS encoding flagellar basal body-associated FliL family protein has protein sequence MAENDEEPKKSKGFLIKIILFVVGGFVLIGAGLGVGYMLFGAAQPDPSEQIEEIIERKMQEAEAAEQEALDNATAQRVSKDTPEVENFVTIYYEFPGTFTSNLMGSRKMLQVGVGVSTQYDESIMEMVESHQLALRSVVLGVLSEFGEDDVQGIAGREKLATAMRDAMNAKLESLEDFGGVAEVHFTSFVLQ, from the coding sequence ATGGCTGAAAATGATGAAGAACCAAAGAAGTCCAAAGGATTTCTTATAAAAATTATCTTGTTCGTAGTTGGCGGATTTGTATTGATTGGTGCTGGCCTTGGCGTGGGCTACATGCTGTTTGGCGCGGCGCAACCTGATCCATCCGAGCAGATTGAGGAAATCATAGAACGCAAGATGCAGGAAGCCGAGGCTGCTGAACAGGAAGCGCTCGACAATGCGACAGCACAGCGTGTGTCAAAGGACACTCCCGAAGTTGAGAACTTTGTAACCATCTATTATGAATTTCCGGGCACATTTACGTCAAACCTTATGGGATCACGTAAAATGCTTCAGGTTGGTGTTGGTGTATCAACGCAATATGATGAAAGCATAATGGAAATGGTTGAGTCGCATCAACTTGCGCTTCGTTCAGTCGTGCTTGGCGTTTTGAGCGAGTTTGGCGAAGATGATGTCCAGGGCATCGCAGGCCGTGAAAAGCTTGCCACCGCCATGAGAGATGCCATGAATGCTAAACTTGAATCTCTTGAAGATTTCGGTGGTGTGGCAGAAGTGCATTTCACATCCTTTGTACTGCAATAA
- a CDS encoding flagellar hook-length control protein FliK, with the protein MTTIDSSAKSVMVPTSGNEAIALSENAALFETLFGLMQTATDIPNAMEAQSGLMVDGAPEPGVDLASLPAIIASVPLGSTIAMPAVPKAEISDGALAMAQTLLVAQSVGLVDADGDANANTDAPATLDFKIGSPIPALKKDHFEPELPVTVPAELFAKARALVKGEVTAPSRNNYGTGPQPVHQLMSFLKQAVVSKDDKLTRVQTLETPLSDDAMPNIVGQPAGALVIYDAPHTVPAVQVMAPNSAPMPRIATKVAPDSVTYNESHTVLTAPQLAKLESATPMPNIIGKSAGALVTYDAPHTVLTAPDMIAKAAPMPTIAGKSGTAAVMYSQAHTVIESNGEVKAFDVAQATKQNKVQLSNVIESGLMPSAPKDVAARASIIVDNGAIRMQSEKPVPQRIGGDTAAIIQTSESSNGSGTQNNGNRNDGGGFDQASRGNTQIMTAHRLNMADKTWHEGFVRRVENSIKNGDGVIRISLEPRQLGRMQVKLGFQGDATRIQITTETSAAAALLSENEGRLSQMLDQAGLKLGNLQTNTTGSSGFDQNNNMGGQANSGQTGTSSGNDDQSAGKNQSSNGRDEADNGEETPNTLENDNKTVLNILA; encoded by the coding sequence ATGACAACTATCGATTCATCAGCCAAATCAGTAATGGTTCCAACCTCTGGAAATGAAGCTATCGCTTTATCTGAAAATGCAGCGTTGTTTGAAACGCTTTTTGGGTTGATGCAAACGGCGACAGATATTCCCAATGCTATGGAAGCCCAATCTGGCCTTATGGTTGATGGTGCGCCGGAACCAGGTGTTGATCTGGCGTCTTTGCCAGCCATCATTGCATCGGTGCCCTTGGGATCAACAATAGCTATGCCCGCAGTACCTAAAGCTGAAATTTCGGATGGTGCGCTGGCCATGGCACAAACGCTTTTGGTGGCGCAAAGCGTTGGTTTGGTTGACGCGGATGGTGATGCCAATGCTAATACAGATGCGCCTGCTACGCTTGATTTTAAAATTGGGTCACCGATTCCAGCACTGAAAAAAGATCATTTCGAGCCTGAACTTCCGGTCACTGTACCTGCTGAATTATTTGCCAAGGCGCGCGCGCTTGTTAAAGGTGAAGTGACCGCGCCATCACGAAATAATTATGGCACTGGCCCGCAACCTGTGCATCAATTGATGAGTTTCTTGAAACAAGCTGTGGTGTCAAAGGACGATAAGCTAACGCGCGTTCAGACGCTAGAGACGCCATTATCTGATGACGCTATGCCAAATATTGTTGGTCAGCCTGCTGGTGCCCTTGTCATCTATGATGCCCCGCATACCGTACCAGCAGTTCAGGTTATGGCACCTAATTCAGCCCCGATGCCGCGCATAGCTACTAAGGTGGCACCAGACAGCGTCACCTATAATGAATCCCACACTGTTTTAACAGCACCGCAATTGGCAAAGCTCGAAAGCGCAACGCCAATGCCGAATATTATAGGAAAATCTGCTGGTGCCCTTGTCACCTATGATGCCCCGCATACGGTTTTAACAGCGCCGGATATGATCGCCAAGGCCGCGCCAATGCCGACCATTGCTGGCAAGTCTGGCACCGCCGCCGTTATGTATAGCCAAGCGCATACAGTTATTGAGTCAAATGGTGAGGTGAAGGCATTTGATGTGGCGCAAGCGACAAAGCAAAATAAAGTTCAACTTAGTAATGTCATCGAAAGTGGCCTCATGCCATCTGCACCAAAGGATGTGGCAGCACGGGCATCTATCATTGTTGATAATGGCGCTATCCGCATGCAAAGTGAAAAGCCTGTTCCCCAGCGCATAGGCGGCGACACAGCGGCCATCATTCAAACCAGTGAAAGCAGTAATGGGTCAGGAACCCAGAATAACGGTAATAGAAATGATGGCGGTGGTTTTGACCAGGCATCGCGTGGCAACACGCAAATAATGACAGCGCATCGCCTGAACATGGCAGATAAAACTTGGCATGAAGGTTTTGTGCGCCGTGTTGAAAATAGCATCAAGAATGGTGACGGCGTCATTCGTATCTCGCTTGAACCAAGGCAACTTGGCCGTATGCAGGTAAAGCTTGGATTTCAGGGGGATGCAACACGCATCCAGATTACAACCGAAACCTCAGCAGCAGCAGCATTATTGTCAGAGAATGAAGGCCGGTTGAGCCAAATGCTGGATCAGGCAGGGCTCAAACTTGGCAATTTACAGACAAATACAACAGGATCATCGGGTTTCGACCAGAACAATAATATGGGTGGCCAGGCAAATTCTGGTCAGACCGGCACATCTTCTGGCAATGATGATCAATCAGCTGGCAAAAACCAAAGCTCGAATGGGCGTGACGAGGCCGATAATGGTGAAGAAACGCCAAATACATTAGAAAATGACAATAAAACAGTTTTGAATATTTTGGCGTGA
- a CDS encoding FliI/YscN family ATPase, protein MSILSDAIMTDLNAVKLDQPISLYGHVSRYDGQIIECDGFPANIGSICEVKTDNETPAMAEVIGFNNGNNLLSIYDYGARILVGARVSLVDDGAYIPVGEGLLGRVTDALGVPLDNRPLPPLEGQWPLMGKELNPLQRKPVDKPLDVGVRIINSVLSVGQGQRVGIIAGSGVGKSVLLGMMSRFTDADIVVVGMIGERGREVGSFVNYILGSESRDRAAVVAVPADRSPLLRIRGAERATAIAEYFRDKGKNVLLIMDSLTRVAHARREIGLALGEQPTSKGYPPSVVSMIPRLIERSGTGVEGQGSITAIYTVLADGDDANDPVVDTARAILDGHILLSRQQAQMGIYPAIDVTTSVSRVMNDITDADQQASAARFRRLVSLYMENRDLILMGGYTPGQDPDLDLAVELWPTLTKHIQQPEAEKANFAISRDALIGLMRNA, encoded by the coding sequence ATGAGTATCTTGAGCGACGCAATCATGACTGATTTGAACGCTGTGAAGTTGGATCAACCTATCTCATTATATGGACATGTCAGTCGTTATGATGGCCAGATTATTGAGTGCGATGGGTTTCCAGCAAATATAGGATCAATTTGTGAGGTGAAAACCGACAATGAGACGCCTGCAATGGCAGAAGTGATTGGTTTCAATAACGGAAATAATCTGCTTTCGATTTATGATTATGGTGCGCGTATCCTTGTTGGTGCCCGCGTGTCACTTGTTGATGATGGCGCGTATATACCTGTTGGCGAAGGCCTTTTGGGACGGGTAACCGATGCGCTTGGTGTGCCGCTTGATAATCGCCCGCTTCCCCCATTAGAGGGTCAGTGGCCATTGATGGGAAAAGAACTGAACCCTCTGCAACGTAAACCCGTTGATAAACCGTTGGATGTTGGCGTGCGCATTATCAATTCGGTCCTTTCGGTAGGCCAAGGCCAACGTGTTGGCATTATCGCAGGATCGGGTGTTGGAAAATCAGTTTTGCTGGGAATGATGAGCCGGTTTACTGATGCTGATATTGTGGTCGTTGGTATGATTGGAGAACGTGGCCGAGAAGTTGGCAGCTTTGTTAACTACATCCTTGGCAGTGAGAGCCGTGATCGCGCCGCTGTTGTGGCGGTGCCAGCTGATAGATCTCCGTTATTGCGGATACGTGGTGCCGAACGCGCAACAGCCATTGCTGAATATTTTCGCGATAAAGGTAAAAATGTTCTACTCATTATGGACTCTCTGACGCGTGTGGCTCATGCGCGCCGTGAAATCGGTCTTGCTCTTGGTGAACAGCCGACATCAAAGGGATATCCACCATCAGTTGTATCAATGATACCAAGACTTATTGAGCGCTCGGGTACCGGTGTCGAAGGGCAGGGGTCAATTACCGCAATTTATACCGTGCTTGCTGATGGTGATGATGCAAATGATCCCGTTGTTGATACAGCACGTGCTATTTTGGATGGTCATATTTTGCTCTCGCGTCAGCAAGCGCAAATGGGCATTTATCCTGCTATTGATGTTACAACATCGGTTAGCCGGGTTATGAATGACATTACTGATGCAGATCAGCAAGCTTCCGCCGCGCGCTTTCGGCGTCTGGTTTCCCTATATATGGAAAACCGTGATCTGATCCTTATGGGAGGATATACCCCTGGTCAAGACCCGGATCTCGATCTTGCCGTTGAATTATGGCCAACTTTGACCAAACATATACAACAGCCGGAAGCTGAAAAAGCAAATTTTGCAATCAGTCGTGATGCACTTATTGGCTTGATGAGAAATGCGTAA
- a CDS encoding FliH/SctL family protein, whose amino-acid sequence MNEAALENTNGLADTEISRLITLSHQASYSRSDILPVREPSPFEPKTLVEIAMAAQKRRDEAKAHAVAEKVMAEQIAAEQSAGEPTVSPKEGSGESSTENLDTAEVVTTELADANTIDVSKDVEPQSVNNADQSVDVAPGMETENNASDSLPDAQVDPQADAQNEQTTQLSPDAATPSMPDPAVLEAEYKRGHEAGLTEGQAKAAEQLEKVLQNFEQATLALANPDALDVSALSAQIASRIMALASDRAGQAISDMPEPFAKRIEDLITMVKSDTASPTINLNPEDFASIKPLARNREKLKGCNFAIDETMARGDVRLAVGGVGLVDQISNRTNIQLSEDQKSDEAASQPEIYDAAIAADADLAITAKPQAINPSEDEVDAAPASDADVKAADLAPPVSDLTDASVSDTQAVSSDDKREAEATKPEDAKSQDAKSQDAKSQDAKSEDAKSQDAKSEDAKPESDSAK is encoded by the coding sequence ATGAACGAAGCAGCTCTCGAAAATACGAATGGATTGGCGGATACTGAAATATCCCGTCTGATTACATTATCGCACCAGGCAAGCTATTCTCGGTCTGATATTTTGCCTGTCCGCGAACCAAGTCCGTTTGAACCTAAAACCCTTGTTGAAATAGCCATGGCGGCTCAAAAGCGCCGTGATGAAGCAAAAGCGCATGCAGTGGCTGAAAAGGTAATGGCCGAACAAATTGCTGCTGAACAATCTGCTGGTGAACCGACAGTATCACCAAAGGAAGGTTCAGGTGAATCATCTACTGAAAATCTTGATACGGCTGAAGTGGTTACAACTGAGCTAGCAGATGCAAACACAATTGATGTATCCAAAGACGTTGAGCCACAATCAGTAAATAATGCTGATCAATCAGTCGATGTTGCGCCAGGCATGGAAACGGAAAACAACGCATCTGATAGTTTGCCAGATGCGCAAGTCGATCCACAGGCAGATGCTCAAAATGAACAAACTACTCAGTTGTCGCCTGATGCAGCTACGCCATCAATGCCGGATCCTGCCGTGCTTGAGGCAGAATATAAGCGTGGTCATGAAGCAGGGCTTACCGAAGGTCAGGCAAAAGCGGCAGAACAGCTTGAGAAAGTCCTACAGAATTTTGAACAGGCTACATTGGCCTTGGCTAATCCCGATGCCCTAGATGTATCAGCTTTAAGTGCACAGATTGCCAGCCGTATAATGGCACTGGCAAGTGATCGAGCTGGTCAGGCCATTTCAGATATGCCTGAACCCTTCGCCAAGCGCATTGAAGATTTGATCACCATGGTCAAGTCCGATACAGCCAGCCCCACCATTAATCTGAATCCAGAAGATTTTGCCAGCATCAAACCGTTGGCAAGAAACCGTGAAAAGCTTAAAGGCTGCAACTTCGCCATTGATGAAACAATGGCGCGTGGTGATGTACGACTAGCGGTTGGTGGCGTCGGGCTTGTTGACCAGATTTCAAATCGTACAAACATCCAGTTATCTGAAGATCAAAAAAGTGACGAAGCCGCCAGCCAACCTGAGATATATGACGCGGCTATAGCCGCAGATGCTGATCTAGCCATCACTGCAAAGCCACAAGCTATCAACCCATCAGAAGATGAAGTGGACGCAGCCCCTGCATCTGATGCTGATGTCAAAGCGGCTGATCTTGCCCCACCTGTTTCAGACCTAACAGACGCATCTGTATCAGATACCCAAGCGGTATCCAGTGATGATAAGCGTGAAGCAGAAGCCACCAAGCCTGAGGATGCCAAGTCCCAGGATGCCAAGTCCCAGGATGCCAAGTCCCAGGATGCCAAGTCCGAGGATGCCAAGTCCCAGGATGCCAAGTCCGAGGATGCTAAGCCTGAGAGTGATAGCGCGAAATGA
- the fliG gene encoding flagellar motor switch protein FliG, whose product MADAPNKKDEAYEKLSGTQKSAILMMLLGEEEASEILKNLSPREVQHLGAAMYSVQGLDQDTVNRVLDEFLAIIKEQTSLGLGAGNYIRNVLNKALGEDKAQSVLSRITPSSSDRPIEILDWMDARSISELVIDEHPQIIALVISYLDFGLGADVLMLLPDEIQSDVIGRIATLETVQPDALRELEDVMQRKFKANTTLRATQVGGVKAAARIMNFTKQDMEARIMKELAKGDKLLMQGIQEAMFVFDNLLGSDDKSLQTLMRNVDTEDLVLALKGADEPLREKLFSCMSARAAANLADEMEALGPVRLTEVQEAQKRIINIARRLSDEGSIVLAGRGGDDFV is encoded by the coding sequence ATGGCAGATGCTCCGAACAAAAAAGACGAAGCTTATGAAAAGTTATCAGGTACTCAAAAATCAGCCATTCTGATGATGTTGCTTGGTGAAGAAGAAGCCTCGGAGATTTTGAAAAATCTCTCACCCCGTGAAGTTCAACATCTTGGTGCCGCTATGTATTCGGTACAAGGTCTTGATCAGGATACGGTGAATAGGGTTCTTGATGAATTCTTGGCGATCATCAAAGAGCAGACCAGTTTGGGTCTTGGTGCTGGTAACTATATCCGTAACGTGCTGAATAAAGCGCTGGGTGAAGATAAAGCGCAATCAGTTCTTAGCCGGATCACGCCTTCAAGCAGCGATCGTCCAATTGAAATTTTGGACTGGATGGATGCCCGATCTATTTCGGAACTGGTTATCGATGAGCATCCACAGATCATCGCGTTGGTTATTTCTTACCTTGATTTCGGACTTGGTGCCGATGTGCTTATGCTTTTGCCTGATGAAATCCAGTCTGATGTTATTGGGCGTATTGCAACGCTTGAAACGGTTCAACCGGATGCGCTGCGCGAGCTTGAAGACGTTATGCAACGCAAGTTCAAAGCCAATACAACTTTGCGCGCAACGCAGGTTGGCGGTGTTAAAGCGGCTGCCCGGATTATGAACTTTACAAAACAGGATATGGAAGCTCGCATCATGAAAGAGCTTGCCAAGGGCGATAAGCTTCTTATGCAAGGTATTCAAGAAGCGATGTTTGTCTTTGATAACTTGCTTGGATCGGATGATAAATCATTACAGACGCTTATGCGTAACGTTGATACCGAAGATCTGGTTCTGGCCCTAAAAGGGGCAGATGAACCACTTCGTGAAAAGCTGTTTTCATGTATGTCGGCTCGTGCTGCGGCCAACCTTGCTGATGAGATGGAGGCCTTGGGGCCTGTCCGTCTGACCGAGGTTCAGGAAGCGCAAAAACGTATCATTAACATAGCACGTCGCCTTTCTGATGAAGGCAGTATCGTACTTGCAGGCCGTGGAGGTGATGACTTCGTCTAG
- the fliF gene encoding flagellar basal-body MS-ring/collar protein FliF, translating to MAEAVNMGDASADGTTVAVKSDSGMLSTVRRFTSDPAVRRALPTFAAIIFAVAGLFVFVFMQAPQRTTLYASLPESEKARVVEALINSGVEVTLDPTTGDVLVPTSDFHQAKMSLAAQGLPTSVPDGYASVGDIPMGSSRSVENVRLKQSQEIELARSIGEIDGVVSARVHLAIPEKSVFARNATPPTASVFIQMNNGRTLGSQQVEAVVHLVSSSVPSMAKTDVTVVDQFGALLSNPTNDMASLLSDSQLQHRIRLENIYRNRVISLVSPIVGAGNVTSQINIDIDYTRSETTEERVDPDGNALRSEQKSVDMKSDANARGIPGATANRPPLQSEIDSVQADDAGAKGSVSTQSSNEVRNYEVSRTVSTTQSPSTRIVGIQAAVLVRDKEVVNPETGLMEVVPFTPEKLAEIEKLVANAIGIDAERGDKLTVSSSAFVSAIEGVTKAWYDMEWAINLMKQGMTLLIMGVVVLGVIRPLIGRIMVPAAVGAPGEAMVSLDDDLGGEAIEVQEGESLEDIKAKLKPKKAAISAEMLDTANTYDDKVAVIRMIVGDEAGRVSNVFKSMMERDIG from the coding sequence ATGGCTGAAGCAGTAAACATGGGTGACGCAAGTGCAGACGGGACAACCGTTGCTGTCAAATCAGACAGTGGAATGCTCTCAACAGTAAGACGGTTTACGTCAGACCCTGCCGTGCGCAGAGCTTTACCAACCTTTGCGGCCATTATATTTGCTGTTGCGGGTCTTTTTGTATTTGTTTTCATGCAGGCACCGCAACGAACAACCTTATATGCGTCCTTGCCCGAATCAGAAAAGGCACGCGTTGTCGAAGCGCTGATCAATTCTGGTGTCGAGGTAACCCTTGATCCAACAACAGGTGATGTGCTGGTGCCAACAAGTGATTTTCACCAAGCAAAGATGAGCCTTGCGGCGCAGGGTTTGCCAACCTCAGTGCCTGATGGCTATGCCAGTGTTGGTGACATTCCGATGGGGTCTAGCCGTTCGGTTGAAAATGTCCGCCTGAAACAAAGCCAGGAAATTGAGCTTGCCCGCTCTATCGGTGAAATCGATGGAGTTGTTTCAGCACGAGTTCACCTTGCAATTCCCGAAAAATCTGTTTTTGCGCGAAATGCGACACCGCCAACAGCATCTGTTTTCATTCAGATGAATAATGGCCGGACGCTTGGCTCACAACAGGTTGAAGCTGTAGTTCATCTTGTTTCGTCATCCGTGCCAAGCATGGCAAAAACAGATGTAACGGTTGTTGATCAATTTGGAGCTTTGCTGTCAAATCCTACCAACGACATGGCGTCATTACTTTCGGACAGCCAGTTACAGCACAGAATTCGTCTTGAAAACATTTATCGCAACCGTGTTATTTCGTTGGTTTCACCTATTGTCGGTGCAGGCAACGTTACCTCACAAATTAATATTGATATCGATTATACGCGCAGCGAAACAACCGAAGAACGTGTTGATCCCGATGGCAACGCTTTACGCAGTGAGCAGAAAAGTGTTGATATGAAATCAGACGCAAATGCGCGCGGCATCCCGGGTGCAACAGCAAACCGCCCTCCATTGCAAAGTGAAATAGATTCTGTTCAGGCTGATGATGCTGGTGCAAAAGGCAGTGTATCGACACAATCATCAAACGAAGTGCGTAACTATGAAGTAAGTCGTACTGTATCGACAACGCAAAGCCCTTCAACGCGTATCGTTGGTATTCAGGCAGCCGTCTTGGTTAGAGATAAGGAAGTTGTGAACCCTGAAACGGGTCTGATGGAAGTTGTGCCTTTCACTCCTGAAAAACTGGCAGAAATTGAAAAGCTTGTAGCTAATGCTATCGGTATTGATGCCGAGCGTGGTGACAAGCTTACTGTCAGCAGTTCTGCCTTTGTGTCAGCAATCGAAGGTGTCACAAAAGCCTGGTATGACATGGAATGGGCTATCAATCTTATGAAACAGGGTATGACACTCCTCATTATGGGTGTCGTCGTGCTGGGTGTTATCCGCCCGTTGATTGGCCGGATTATGGTGCCAGCCGCAGTTGGTGCACCAGGCGAAGCAATGGTCAGTCTTGATGATGATCTGGGCGGTGAAGCTATTGAAGTTCAAGAAGGTGAAAGCCTTGAGGACATCAAAGCCAAACTGAAGCCTAAGAAGGCAGCTATTTCGGCAGAAATGCTAGATACAGCCAACACGTATGATGATAAGGTCGCTGTGATCAGAATGATCGTAGGTGATGAAGCTGGTCGCGTTTCAAATGTGTTTAAGTCCATGATGGAACGTGACATCGGATAA